A region of Martelella sp. NC20 DNA encodes the following proteins:
- a CDS encoding NAD(P)H-binding protein, producing the protein MPIIHHNITSADAQAMEQMRAMFAGNPKLALEPAARPVFDDIMGQAPAPEYVRFEKGEVGGVPGWWARPENVAAASVILYLHGGGYVIGSAEAYRNFVGHVAQRAGAAAFIADYALAPERPFPAAVHDVRVLLDDLVARDFVRIAVVGDSAGGGLALASIKADAAKTGKIVGIVAMSPWIDMTLSGNSLVNRAEADPLLSRETLAAAASAYLGQAASHDDRLPSLDMDLSAMPPVRIHTGNDEVLLDDTVRFSVQAAAAGIDHEVHVWEGMTHVFPASFAMLEAGAAALEDIGAFLAGKLIPSASKKVLVLGATGGTGRAIVQRLNDLGHVPVALVRSPEKAKDLNAVIVEGDASDAAALDKAMAGVDVVISALGTPVSPFRQVTLLSTATKAVISAMKRRGIRRLVAITGIGAGNSRGHGGFLFNRIIMPLLLRNVYADKDRQEALIAGSGLDWVVVRPSVLNDKPRRGAVRALLDPAQFSGGTIAQTDAADFVVDQIESDAFVAKTPLITW; encoded by the coding sequence ATGCCGATCATCCATCACAATATTACATCCGCTGACGCGCAGGCCATGGAGCAGATGCGCGCCATGTTCGCGGGAAACCCGAAGCTCGCCCTCGAGCCTGCCGCCCGACCGGTCTTCGATGACATCATGGGCCAGGCGCCCGCACCCGAGTATGTCCGCTTCGAGAAGGGCGAGGTTGGCGGCGTGCCGGGCTGGTGGGCCCGTCCCGAAAACGTGGCCGCGGCATCGGTCATCCTCTATCTGCATGGCGGCGGCTACGTCATCGGGTCGGCCGAGGCCTATCGCAATTTCGTGGGTCATGTCGCACAGCGCGCCGGGGCCGCGGCCTTCATAGCCGACTATGCGCTTGCTCCGGAACGACCTTTTCCCGCAGCGGTTCACGATGTCCGCGTGTTGCTCGACGACCTCGTCGCCCGTGATTTCGTGCGTATTGCGGTTGTCGGCGATTCCGCCGGCGGCGGATTGGCGCTCGCATCCATCAAGGCTGACGCGGCAAAAACCGGTAAAATCGTCGGCATCGTTGCAATGTCTCCGTGGATAGACATGACGCTTTCGGGCAATTCCCTCGTCAACCGCGCCGAGGCCGATCCTCTCCTGTCCAGGGAAACGCTGGCCGCAGCCGCATCAGCCTATCTCGGGCAGGCTGCGTCGCACGACGACCGGCTGCCAAGCCTCGATATGGACCTTTCGGCGATGCCGCCGGTGCGCATCCACACCGGCAATGACGAGGTTCTGCTCGACGACACCGTGCGGTTTTCGGTGCAGGCGGCGGCTGCTGGCATCGACCACGAAGTGCATGTCTGGGAGGGCATGACGCATGTCTTCCCCGCGAGCTTCGCGATGTTGGAGGCGGGTGCCGCAGCACTTGAGGACATCGGCGCCTTCCTTGCCGGAAAACTCATACCGTCCGCGTCGAAAAAGGTGTTGGTGCTCGGCGCGACCGGAGGCACCGGCAGGGCCATCGTCCAACGGCTGAACGACCTCGGCCATGTGCCGGTCGCACTGGTGCGGTCGCCGGAGAAGGCGAAGGACCTGAACGCTGTCATCGTCGAGGGCGATGCGAGCGACGCCGCGGCGCTCGACAAGGCGATGGCCGGCGTGGATGTGGTGATTTCGGCGCTCGGCACGCCGGTCAGCCCTTTCCGCCAGGTGACGTTGCTTTCGACGGCGACGAAAGCCGTCATCTCCGCCATGAAGCGCCGGGGTATCCGCCGTCTCGTGGCGATCACCGGCATCGGCGCGGGAAACAGCCGTGGCCATGGCGGCTTCCTTTTCAACCGGATCATCATGCCGCTGCTGCTGCGCAACGTTTACGCCGACAAGGATCGCCAGGAAGCCCTGATCGCCGGAAGCGGTCTCGATTGGGTCGTCGTTCGTCCATCGGTTCTGAATGACAAGCCGCGCCGCGGAGCCGTTCGCGCCCTGCTCGACCCTGCGCAGTTCAGCGGTGGAACGATCGCGCAAACCGACGCCGCCGACTTCGTGGTCGACCAGATCGAAAGCGACGCGTTCGTCGCCAAGACGCCGCTGATCACGTGGTAG
- a CDS encoding SRPBCC family protein gives MSNKHNDRSAAPLNVAVTREVFVPRPMQEVFDFVAAEDVLPKILTGYGMVPGVASTSGVSGPWDRTGSHRVVHLADGSTVNEGLTHYDRPSYFAYRVSDPSFALKHLMTQARGEFWFEQADGGTKTKWTYTFQAKNGLAKLPLLLFVKSQWKGYMEVCLANIVAHFASAAAPSGFAR, from the coding sequence ATGTCTAACAAACACAATGATCGCTCAGCCGCCCCGCTGAATGTCGCAGTGACACGAGAGGTATTCGTGCCGCGCCCGATGCAGGAGGTCTTCGACTTCGTTGCGGCCGAGGATGTGCTGCCGAAGATTCTGACCGGCTATGGCATGGTGCCTGGCGTCGCATCCACCTCCGGCGTCTCGGGCCCGTGGGATCGTACGGGTTCGCACCGGGTCGTGCACCTGGCGGATGGCAGTACCGTGAACGAAGGTCTCACTCATTATGATCGGCCGTCCTACTTCGCCTACCGGGTGAGTGATCCGAGCTTCGCGCTCAAGCATCTCATGACCCAGGCGCGCGGAGAGTTCTGGTTCGAACAGGCAGATGGCGGCACGAAGACAAAGTGGACCTATACGTTCCAGGCGAAAAATGGTCTTGCCAAGCTCCCGCTCCTGCTGTTCGTGAAGAGCCAATGGAAAGGCTACATGGAGGTATGCTTGGCGAATATCGTCGCGCATTTCGCAAGCGCCGCCGCCCCCTCCGGCTTTGCACGGTGA
- a CDS encoding SDR family oxidoreductase, with protein sequence MKTTGNTILITGGGTGIGEALAHRFHDLGNTVIIAGRRLETLEKAIGDRPNIHALTLDQNDPASIAAFAEKLIADFPGLNVLFNNAGIMRMEGPLDKVRDLADAEASVTSNLLGPIRLTNALIEHLGRQSDAVIINVSSGLAFVPLVIAPTYSAIKAAIHSYTESLRAVLKGKIEVIELVPPAVQTTLTPGQQDNERFMPLGAFADQVIALFQQTPTPREILVEGVDFMRNAEAENRFDETLAAINPFLK encoded by the coding sequence ATGAAGACGACAGGCAACACCATTCTCATCACCGGCGGCGGCACAGGGATCGGCGAGGCGCTCGCGCACCGCTTTCACGATCTCGGCAACACCGTGATTATCGCCGGACGGCGACTGGAAACACTGGAAAAGGCGATCGGCGACCGACCGAACATTCACGCGCTGACGCTCGACCAGAATGATCCCGCCAGCATTGCGGCTTTCGCCGAGAAGCTCATCGCGGACTTCCCCGGCCTCAACGTGCTGTTCAACAACGCGGGCATCATGCGCATGGAAGGGCCGCTCGACAAGGTCCGCGACCTCGCCGATGCGGAAGCCTCCGTCACTAGCAATCTGCTCGGCCCGATCCGGCTGACCAATGCGCTGATCGAGCATCTTGGCCGCCAGTCGGATGCAGTCATCATCAATGTCAGTTCAGGGCTCGCCTTTGTGCCGCTGGTGATTGCCCCGACCTATTCGGCGATCAAGGCCGCGATCCATAGCTACACGGAATCACTGCGCGCCGTGTTGAAGGGCAAGATCGAGGTCATCGAGCTGGTCCCACCCGCCGTGCAGACGACATTGACCCCCGGTCAGCAGGACAACGAGCGCTTCATGCCGCTCGGCGCCTTCGCCGATCAGGTCATCGCGCTCTTCCAGCAGACGCCAACGCCACGCGAGATCCTTGTGGAAGGCGTCGACTTCATGCGCAACGCCGAGGCCGAGAACCGCTTCGACGAGACGCTGGCGGCCATCAATCCGTTTCTCAAGTAA
- a CDS encoding SRPBCC family protein, translating to MIYSTATVPVNPEGETPLTREQVWKGLELKARDARLFLPPGLCTKCDVTEESATHFVRDATIAGADLREIIVLEPQRKVTFFQATGPREGAIVNELFEDGAGALQLKFYCYLGLRDKQANGPEEQAEQTQFDSDKGYRAALLSTLKRTREMLAEGKL from the coding sequence ATGATCTATTCGACCGCAACCGTTCCGGTGAACCCGGAAGGCGAAACCCCGCTCACCCGCGAGCAGGTCTGGAAGGGCCTCGAGCTCAAGGCGCGCGACGCCCGGCTGTTCCTGCCGCCCGGCCTGTGCACCAAATGCGACGTCACTGAGGAAAGCGCGACGCACTTCGTCCGCGACGCCACCATCGCCGGCGCCGACCTGCGTGAGATCATCGTGCTCGAGCCGCAGCGCAAGGTCACCTTCTTCCAGGCGACCGGCCCACGCGAGGGCGCCATCGTCAACGAGTTGTTCGAGGACGGAGCAGGCGCGCTTCAGCTCAAATTCTACTGCTACCTCGGACTGCGTGACAAGCAGGCGAACGGTCCGGAAGAGCAGGCCGAGCAGACGCAGTTCGACAGCGACAAGGGCTACAGGGCCGCTTTGCTGTCCACGCTGAAACGCACCCGCGAAATGCTCGCTGAAGGCAAGCTCTGA
- a CDS encoding SDR family oxidoreductase, giving the protein MTILVTGATGNVGSNVVEQLFNRGADVRALVRDPAKASLPESVDVVQGDLLDVDSLRSAMSGVSTLFLLNGVVADEFTQALITLNVAREAGIERIVYLSVIHSVIYVNVPHFAGKFGVERMIEQMGMNATILRPAYYMDNEITILDAITGYGIYPMPIGDKGLAMIDARDIGEIAAIELIRREQSPTPLPLTRINLVGPDTLTGANAAAIWSEVLGREIAYPGEDTVGFEQNVRQFMPGWMAYDMRLMAERFVSDGMLPENGDVDRLTTLLGRSLRTYRDYVAQIAG; this is encoded by the coding sequence ATGACCATTCTCGTAACCGGCGCGACCGGCAATGTCGGAAGTAACGTCGTCGAACAGCTCTTCAACCGCGGCGCCGATGTCCGCGCTCTCGTTCGCGATCCCGCAAAGGCCAGCCTTCCGGAAAGTGTGGATGTCGTCCAGGGCGACCTGCTCGACGTCGACTCGCTGCGCAGCGCCATGAGCGGCGTTTCCACCCTGTTTCTGCTGAACGGCGTCGTCGCCGACGAATTTACCCAGGCGCTGATCACGCTGAACGTTGCCCGCGAAGCCGGGATCGAGCGCATCGTCTATCTGTCGGTGATCCACAGCGTCATCTACGTCAACGTGCCGCATTTCGCGGGCAAATTCGGTGTCGAGCGGATGATCGAGCAGATGGGGATGAACGCCACCATCCTGCGCCCGGCCTATTACATGGACAACGAAATCACGATTCTGGACGCGATCACCGGCTATGGCATCTACCCGATGCCGATCGGCGACAAGGGCCTGGCGATGATCGACGCCCGCGATATCGGCGAGATCGCCGCGATCGAGCTGATCCGCCGCGAACAGTCGCCCACCCCGCTTCCGCTCACCCGGATCAACCTGGTTGGCCCCGATACGCTGACCGGCGCGAACGCCGCCGCCATCTGGAGCGAGGTTCTCGGCCGCGAGATTGCCTATCCGGGCGAAGACACCGTCGGGTTCGAGCAGAATGTGCGCCAGTTCATGCCGGGGTGGATGGCCTACGATATGCGCCTGATGGCCGAGCGCTTCGTGTCCGACGGCATGCTGCCGGAAAACGGCGATGTGGACCGGCTCACCACGCTGCTCGGCCGCTCGCTGCGCACCTACCGCGATTACGTCGCGCAGATCGCCGGCTGA
- a CDS encoding LysR family transcriptional regulator encodes MDLLALADFNLVARYGGFGKASRAAGRPKATLSRRVAELEASLDLRLFERGARDLKLTEEGRALFERTSQLLTELDETATAIASGGQNPRGRLRVSAPLLFSQTAMGKLAAGFALKYPEVRLEVTTEDRSVDMVEEAYDLVIRVNPEPDESLVGRVFLRDRMVVVASPDLARPTDDRTVPAVVRGPGNGAQSWNVMKDTGRASISVTPILSLSSLVMVRDAIRMGVGAARLPISLVSHDLADGTLVHWGDVEGSEISLWTLYPSRRLLSARVSAFLDYLREAFPEGTPDELAAYLG; translated from the coding sequence ATGGACCTCCTTGCCCTCGCCGATTTCAATCTGGTCGCCCGTTACGGCGGCTTCGGAAAAGCCTCCCGTGCCGCGGGACGGCCCAAGGCGACCCTCTCCCGCCGCGTTGCGGAACTCGAGGCAAGCCTCGACCTGCGGCTGTTCGAGCGGGGCGCACGAGACCTGAAGCTGACCGAGGAGGGACGCGCGCTGTTCGAACGGACCAGTCAGTTGCTCACCGAACTCGATGAGACAGCCACCGCAATCGCTTCGGGTGGCCAAAACCCACGCGGCAGGCTGCGCGTCAGCGCACCGCTGCTCTTCTCGCAGACCGCGATGGGAAAGCTGGCCGCAGGCTTTGCCCTGAAATACCCGGAGGTTCGGCTCGAGGTGACGACAGAGGACCGATCCGTCGATATGGTGGAGGAAGCCTATGATCTGGTGATCCGCGTCAACCCGGAGCCGGATGAGAGCCTCGTCGGGCGGGTTTTCCTGCGCGACCGGATGGTGGTCGTGGCAAGTCCCGACCTGGCGCGACCGACGGATGACAGGACGGTTCCGGCCGTCGTCCGCGGGCCGGGCAATGGGGCCCAATCCTGGAACGTGATGAAGGATACCGGCCGGGCGAGCATCTCCGTCACTCCGATCCTCAGCCTGTCGTCGCTCGTCATGGTTCGCGATGCGATCCGGATGGGCGTCGGCGCCGCGCGTCTACCGATATCCCTAGTCAGCCACGATCTCGCCGATGGCACGCTGGTCCACTGGGGCGACGTCGAAGGATCGGAGATCTCATTGTGGACGCTCTACCCGTCGCGCCGGCTGCTGAGCGCTCGCGTGTCGGCCTTCCTCGATTATCTGAGGGAGGCTTTCCCGGAGGGAACGCCGGACGAGCTTGCGGCCTACCTCGGATGA
- a CDS encoding ABC transporter ATP-binding protein, with protein MAEMSIDTVGKFYGAYEALKQVSIEIEDGEFVILVGPSGCGKSTLLRMIAGLEDISSGEIRIADRVVNDLAPKDRDIAMVFQNYALYPHMTVAENMSFALKMKRVPKAEIDTKVRQAADILGLGALLERRPRELSGGQRQRVAMGRAIVRDPQVFLFDEPLSNLDAKLRVQVRAEIKELHQRLKTTIIYVTHDQIEAMTMADKIVVMKDGRIEQVGAPLELYDHPANMFVAGFLGSPSMNFIRGTVTDSGFRISGDHELPLAEKREAAVYGIRPENIALDPDGLPAEVVVLEPTGSETQVIFRLGDEQIVGIFRERIEARPGDILNLMPDATKVHLFDRDGLRSI; from the coding sequence ATGGCTGAAATGAGCATCGACACAGTCGGTAAATTCTACGGTGCCTATGAGGCGCTGAAACAGGTCTCGATCGAGATTGAAGATGGGGAGTTCGTCATCCTCGTTGGGCCGTCCGGCTGCGGAAAGTCGACGCTCCTGCGCATGATCGCCGGTCTGGAAGACATATCCTCTGGCGAGATCCGCATCGCCGATCGGGTTGTAAACGATCTCGCGCCCAAGGATCGTGATATCGCGATGGTGTTTCAGAACTATGCGCTCTATCCGCACATGACGGTTGCGGAAAACATGTCCTTTGCGCTGAAGATGAAGCGTGTTCCCAAGGCTGAAATCGACACCAAAGTCCGACAGGCCGCTGATATTCTTGGCCTTGGCGCGCTTCTTGAACGCCGTCCGCGCGAGCTGTCCGGCGGACAGCGGCAACGTGTGGCCATGGGACGCGCGATCGTGCGCGATCCGCAGGTCTTTCTTTTCGATGAACCGCTTTCCAATCTTGACGCCAAGTTGCGCGTGCAGGTGCGCGCCGAGATCAAGGAGCTTCATCAGCGGCTGAAAACGACGATCATCTACGTCACGCATGATCAGATCGAAGCGATGACGATGGCCGACAAGATCGTGGTGATGAAAGACGGACGAATTGAACAGGTCGGGGCGCCGCTGGAGCTCTATGACCATCCGGCCAATATGTTCGTTGCCGGCTTTCTCGGATCGCCGTCGATGAACTTCATCCGCGGCACGGTTACGGACAGCGGATTCCGCATTTCTGGCGATCATGAACTTCCTCTTGCCGAAAAACGCGAAGCTGCTGTCTACGGGATCAGGCCCGAAAACATTGCCCTTGATCCCGATGGACTCCCCGCCGAGGTCGTGGTCCTTGAGCCGACCGGATCCGAAACACAGGTTATCTTTCGCCTGGGCGATGAACAAATCGTCGGCATCTTCCGCGAACGGATCGAAGCTCGACCGGGGGATATCTTGAATCTGATGCCAGATGCAACGAAGGTCCACTTGTTCGACCGCGACGGCTTGCGGTCGATCTAG
- a CDS encoding carbohydrate ABC transporter permease, producing the protein MVRLLAATVITAVLLTPILAVFWLSLRPRLYSDIVGPTLDNFRYIFVNTNVLTWTVNSLSVALFATVASLLVAAPAGYVLSRAKGRIVSIYAMSIFVIQSFPVVVFVIPLFVMFAAVHLVDTLAGVAIIYVATSVSVACWMMSAYFDTIPKELEEAAWIDGCSVLSAFVRIVLRNSLPGILSTAIYSFLLAWNDYLIALVFLRSDSNFTLPIGLQTFFQQNQTDWGPVMACAVIMLLPPVLVFAFLNRFFSIGGVGGALAGK; encoded by the coding sequence ATGGTCCGGCTTCTGGCTGCGACCGTAATCACGGCCGTCCTCCTTACGCCGATCCTGGCGGTGTTCTGGCTGTCGCTGCGTCCACGGCTCTATTCGGATATCGTCGGCCCGACGCTCGACAATTTCCGCTATATTTTCGTCAATACCAACGTACTGACCTGGACCGTCAACAGCCTTTCTGTTGCCCTGTTCGCCACGGTTGCTTCGCTGCTTGTGGCCGCGCCTGCGGGCTATGTTCTTTCCCGGGCCAAGGGGCGGATCGTCTCGATCTACGCCATGAGTATCTTCGTCATCCAGTCCTTTCCGGTTGTGGTTTTTGTAATCCCGCTTTTCGTCATGTTTGCCGCCGTCCATCTCGTGGACACGCTTGCCGGCGTGGCGATCATTTACGTGGCAACCTCGGTTTCGGTCGCCTGCTGGATGATGTCGGCCTATTTCGACACGATACCGAAGGAACTTGAAGAGGCGGCCTGGATTGACGGCTGTTCGGTTTTAAGTGCGTTCGTGCGCATCGTGCTGCGAAATTCGCTGCCGGGAATCCTGTCCACGGCAATCTACAGTTTCCTTCTGGCCTGGAATGACTACCTGATCGCGCTGGTCTTTCTCAGGTCCGATTCCAACTTCACGCTGCCGATCGGACTTCAGACCTTCTTTCAGCAGAACCAGACCGACTGGGGGCCGGTGATGGCATGTGCTGTCATCATGCTGCTGCCGCCGGTTCTGGTTTTTGCCTTTCTCAATCGTTTCTTCAGCATCGGCGGCGTCGGTGGTGCGCTTGCAGGCAAATAG
- a CDS encoding carbohydrate ABC transporter permease, whose product MSMFFQDTSTARRRRLTMAGLALPSILMMALVNGYPVVVAAVQSVHDGGLLKLGDFVGVENYIRVFRDPLFWKSLRFTVLFAVCGVFGSWVVGFSLALFLRTRFPGSAIFRVLLLLPWIVPIVVTAMGWNWLVATRNSIMPQLAEALGFGPVMFLADPTMAVITVCVFKIWISYPFMMMMAAGALETVDQSAVEAARVDGAGPWSLLIHMILPMTARSTYISWILMTMFSVNDFPTIFLLTGGGPVNATSSLVVMAYRTVFQDFQPGYGIAITFVITTVLAVLSLCLFNLIRKSSVS is encoded by the coding sequence ATGTCAATGTTCTTTCAAGACACGTCCACCGCACGCCGCCGCCGGCTGACGATGGCAGGGCTCGCCCTGCCATCGATCCTGATGATGGCGCTGGTCAACGGTTATCCGGTTGTTGTCGCGGCGGTGCAGTCCGTTCACGACGGTGGCCTTCTGAAGCTCGGCGATTTTGTTGGCGTCGAGAACTACATTCGTGTTTTCCGGGATCCGCTTTTCTGGAAATCGCTGCGTTTCACCGTTCTGTTCGCCGTATGCGGTGTATTCGGCAGTTGGGTCGTCGGTTTTTCACTGGCGCTGTTTCTCAGGACCCGTTTCCCGGGAAGCGCCATCTTTCGTGTTCTGCTGTTGCTGCCATGGATCGTGCCGATCGTGGTGACGGCGATGGGCTGGAACTGGCTGGTCGCCACCCGAAACAGCATCATGCCGCAACTGGCCGAAGCGCTGGGATTCGGGCCGGTAATGTTCCTGGCCGATCCGACCATGGCAGTGATCACCGTTTGCGTTTTCAAGATATGGATCAGCTATCCGTTCATGATGATGATGGCTGCAGGAGCGCTGGAAACGGTCGACCAGAGCGCTGTCGAGGCAGCACGCGTTGACGGCGCCGGTCCGTGGAGCCTGCTGATCCACATGATCCTGCCGATGACGGCGCGGTCCACCTATATCAGTTGGATCCTGATGACGATGTTCTCCGTCAATGACTTTCCGACAATCTTCCTGCTGACAGGCGGCGGACCGGTCAACGCCACGAGTTCGCTGGTTGTGATGGCCTATCGCACTGTCTTCCAGGATTTCCAGCCGGGTTACGGCATTGCCATTACCTTTGTCATCACCACGGTGCTGGCTGTTCTCTCGCTCTGCCTGTTCAACCTCATAAGAAAGTCGAGCGTGTCATGA
- a CDS encoding ABC transporter substrate-binding protein: MNDFMRMKRRTFLAGSAATIGAAGLPSLAFGAEEIKFWDMVWGASGYTNAAREVALAYEPAAGLGEVSYQSIPWANWYQTFTSAAASRTTPAVSSGAAFLPFYFMEQGVMIPADNLVSKLDAAGKNDFLPGLLEAMTTHDGIAAMPWSMDLRVLWYRRSLLEKAGADVPTDWDSYIVAGEKLAKIGAVGLGIAASSTTTDAKHTISALMINNGGGFFAKDGSLDCVNDRNIETLEFLKECVAKKIIDPYAISYSSDNVETDWINGHIAMGFGQTGMDRIVPENERDDLQVANPILGPHGDKGTVYYLNPLMMFDTTPSQDSSEAFLEYYLDNIKVYWESGVITDLPVKRSIADLPVIQNNPKLVLAINEWQPHGKTIAAQSSEAFGALNAVDGGNATATFAQRIVEGKSDSRKLLEDLQGQLEKIMN, from the coding sequence ATGAACGATTTTATGCGAATGAAACGCCGTACATTCCTGGCCGGCAGTGCTGCGACGATAGGCGCCGCCGGACTGCCGTCCCTGGCCTTCGGTGCTGAGGAAATCAAGTTCTGGGACATGGTCTGGGGAGCCTCCGGCTATACCAATGCCGCGCGTGAAGTCGCGCTTGCCTATGAGCCTGCAGCCGGCCTTGGCGAGGTCAGCTATCAATCGATTCCCTGGGCGAACTGGTACCAGACCTTCACATCGGCGGCGGCGTCGCGAACAACCCCGGCCGTAAGTTCCGGCGCGGCCTTTCTGCCGTTCTACTTCATGGAGCAGGGAGTCATGATCCCGGCCGACAATCTGGTCTCGAAGCTCGATGCCGCGGGCAAGAACGACTTTCTGCCCGGACTGCTCGAGGCGATGACGACGCATGATGGCATTGCCGCCATGCCATGGTCAATGGATCTGAGGGTGCTTTGGTATCGCCGGTCGCTGCTCGAAAAGGCCGGAGCCGATGTGCCGACGGATTGGGACAGCTACATCGTTGCCGGCGAGAAGCTGGCGAAGATCGGCGCGGTGGGTCTGGGCATAGCGGCCAGTTCGACGACCACCGACGCAAAGCACACGATTTCCGCTTTGATGATCAACAATGGCGGCGGGTTTTTCGCCAAGGACGGTTCGCTTGACTGCGTCAACGACCGCAATATCGAAACCCTGGAATTTCTGAAGGAATGCGTTGCCAAGAAAATTATCGACCCATACGCGATCAGCTATAGCAGCGATAACGTTGAAACCGACTGGATCAACGGACATATCGCCATGGGCTTCGGGCAGACCGGCATGGACCGGATCGTTCCGGAAAACGAGCGTGATGATCTCCAGGTCGCAAATCCGATCCTCGGCCCGCATGGCGACAAGGGAACGGTCTACTACCTCAATCCCCTGATGATGTTCGATACGACACCCTCGCAGGATTCCTCCGAGGCGTTCCTTGAGTACTACCTCGACAATATCAAGGTCTATTGGGAATCCGGCGTGATCACCGATCTTCCGGTCAAGAGAAGTATCGCCGATCTCCCGGTCATTCAGAACAATCCGAAGCTTGTCCTTGCAATCAACGAGTGGCAGCCGCACGGCAAGACCATCGCCGCCCAGTCCAGCGAAGCTTTCGGCGCGCTCAATGCTGTTGATGGCGGAAACGCGACGGCAACGTTTGCCCAGCGTATCGTCGAGGGGAAATCGGATTCCCGCAAGCTGCTCGAGGATCTGCAGGGGCAGCTTGAGAAGATCATGAACTGA
- a CDS encoding Gfo/Idh/MocA family protein has product MTKQKVGIIGLGMVAQVIHLPVLKELGDHFEITALCDISPYLVEAIGTGFPEAQRYTDHHAMLREQQLDVVAVVNSDEYHADCAVDALAAGCHVLIEKPVCLTLPDLDRIRSARDASGRIAMVGYMRRFAGAYRSMLSDMPARDDIRHIAVRDIIGPNHYFLDQTERVISATDLTPAQMDERKARAAAQVAEALGSVGSAHVSAYRMLCGLGSHDLSALRGLVGSPKRVAGATQKSGGVFVSALLDYGSFAATFEMGVDKVGDFDAYIEIFAGDKRHRLDYDTPFIRHLPTTLTTKSTAGETLDTVIGRPTYRDPYTSQWLAFHQAIESGSALETSLEDAAEDLRLFAEIIAAFPD; this is encoded by the coding sequence GTGACAAAGCAGAAAGTTGGAATTATCGGCCTCGGAATGGTCGCCCAGGTGATCCACCTCCCGGTCCTGAAAGAACTGGGCGACCATTTCGAAATCACTGCGCTATGCGATATATCCCCGTACCTTGTCGAAGCAATCGGTACGGGCTTTCCCGAAGCACAACGGTATACCGATCATCACGCCATGCTCCGCGAGCAGCAACTCGATGTCGTGGCTGTGGTCAACAGTGACGAATATCACGCCGACTGTGCCGTCGATGCGCTTGCGGCCGGTTGCCATGTGCTGATTGAAAAGCCTGTCTGCCTGACGCTTCCCGACCTTGATCGCATCAGGTCGGCCCGCGACGCTTCCGGGCGCATTGCCATGGTGGGTTATATGCGCCGTTTCGCCGGCGCCTATCGTTCAATGCTGTCGGACATGCCGGCGCGCGACGACATACGCCACATCGCCGTGCGCGACATCATCGGTCCCAACCACTACTTTCTCGACCAGACCGAAAGGGTGATTTCGGCAACCGATCTGACGCCGGCTCAGATGGACGAACGCAAGGCAAGGGCTGCCGCACAGGTGGCTGAAGCGCTGGGTTCCGTCGGCAGCGCCCATGTCTCGGCCTACCGGATGCTGTGCGGGCTCGGCTCGCATGACCTGTCGGCGCTGCGCGGGCTTGTGGGCAGTCCCAAAAGAGTGGCGGGCGCCACGCAGAAAAGCGGCGGTGTTTTCGTCAGCGCGCTTCTCGATTACGGCAGTTTCGCCGCGACATTCGAGATGGGAGTGGACAAGGTCGGTGATTTCGACGCTTACATCGAAATCTTCGCTGGCGATAAGCGGCACAGGCTCGATTATGACACGCCCTTCATCCGCCATCTCCCGACGACCCTGACCACCAAGAGCACAGCCGGCGAGACCCTCGATACGGTGATCGGCAGACCCACCTATCGCGATCCCTATACCAGTCAGTGGCTGGCATTCCATCAGGCGATCGAAAGCGGTTCGGCCCTGGAGACGTCGCTTGAGGATGCGGCCGAAGATCTGCGGCTGTTTGCCGAGATTATCGCTGCGTTCCCGGATTGA